A window of the Bacillus sp. A301a_S52 genome harbors these coding sequences:
- a CDS encoding GH32 C-terminal domain-containing protein, with protein sequence MKRDSPNRWFIVLLIILMLSQQLLDVRASGEVEAEGSGSLNYYDEKYRPKFHFTPEQNWMNDPNGMVYLDGEYHLFYQHNPTETVWGPMYWGHAISTDLVNWEHQPIALYPDEHGFIWSGSAVVDEKNTSGLQSGETPVLVAIFTYEFGQDDQTVGLAYSNDKGRTWETYEGNPVIEMPDEAKGSNGGDGVFRDPKVFWHEESHEWRMVIATGKQADFYSSPNLREWTQEGRFETAEINGDLGIWECTDLIKLPINEQGNEHKWVLITSVANGPTGSQGMGYFIGDFDGAHFTPDEEEIRWLDFGSDMYAGVTWSNAPDDRSILLGWMSTPHYGGETPTDPWRSAMTVPRELSLKEVDDELVLTQSPVEELRSLRGDKLSWADQSVSSSNELLAEAEGDTLEIIAEIDLTKTTANELGFLVRKGEGQWTGVGLDRSENSVYVDRTQSGEVHFHPDFSAKHMASFHEAETVKVHLLVDRSSVEVFFNEGEVVFTEQIFPDHDSLGVELFGDEGEIYVKNLEIYPLSRAEFTPSYPQEFKRSFGIDPNEINVEELPNDIENPDFETGDLTGWTTFGRAFEGVVTDQEKYWGGRFGHQGSYHLWGFSGANEERADVRAGMMTSSLFKLGGDGTIHFRIGGGEDEERLYVALVRASDGKELFRATGHNDERYQQVTWDASDYLGEAMFLKVVDRHSGRFGHINLDDIQVFNQEKKEGPYEMENPSFETGDLTGWTVVRGDAFSDGAVTDETDYWNKQPFKQNNLWHIWGGRGDDSKVGVMRSQTFTLGGDGQIDFLIGGDEDIENLYVALVRAEDGEVVMKETGHGNDTYHRVHWDASAYVGDVYYIEIVDQSTEGHLNLDDVNVPPTASLHGNVEPGIFNHDFEYSALHPDRIRGWEVVSGNAYGPESLVRDTHWSDGGTFDQAGDYHLWGFKAAGDEATGELHSSPFILSGNGGIDFLIGGGDDSANLYVALVRVADGEELFRATGRNSETYQRVFWDASAYVGEEVYIKIVDDAIGPWGHINVDDFNVYNSTFSRNLLGHWSFDEQEGKHTKEQVTGRKQRIDYFLNEGVYQPPRDPMWRNDGIENGTLLFDGYSTWIESPPHHIPVPEDEITLEAWVAPRNFEHGDEGRLSAIINQHDREKKEGFIFGHYRHGTWGLELGTGEEWFEVMSDVALPLEEWSYIAATYRSSTGEVVLYLNGEKVASRDFPKGALIKPSATPLKIAKNNQGMWLYGFTLNMFSGLLDEVKLRGRALSPEEVQQEYERYLDQVGGNLPTPNMRIDRSILANDPHRPQYHAAPPVHWQNEPGGPFYFNGQYHVFYQSNPRGPYWNHIRWGHLVSDDMIHWRDARDAVIPGRHDVDPDGAWAGDAVIDDDGNPVIFYTAGDDRRTPNQRINIARSTFAKDSDLDLNRWEKHPEVLLDQEPGQGMLGEFRDPFVFKDGDTWFMLITSGVETEQGDPVGGTALVYSTEDSSFEEWEYRGYLYVGDFEKYPKTGRVWELPIFLPLGDSGKHILLINPAKMEEEQFQSRYTWYWIGTWDKEKARFIPDDEEPKLLDFGDHFTGPAGFVTPDGRTVIYSIAQGRRTALIDYDSGYAHNFGLPIHVYLRDDNRLGMEPIEEVESLLGDLLVEITEDTPFAEANEILSHIQGDMLEIELELDHGQANEAGLSVRRTPDGEEETILYYKKSAKEFWVDRTSSSLNRDLEGWYQGGQVDLGGEQMNMRVFLDRSMIEAYLNGLQNITTRAYPTRADATGVQLWANDHEDSVIVKSMKVWEMNSAYRDVSVTGLELNREKEEMMAGTEQYVTPIVSPQQATNKDVIWTSSDPSVATVTNGRVTAHASGSVSITAKTRDGGYEASTDIVVVDPPPTGNLTNPSFEKGLEGWTILYGDAFSPGDVTDRTDWGWGGPFNHVGTYHLWSLTTGDDSQTGAMRSETFTLGGNGQINFLVSGGDNIYDLYVALVRESDGKILKKATGGNNEAYYRVHWDTSDYIGNECYILIVDHATDGWGHINVDDFHVPVQLNKK encoded by the coding sequence ATGAAAAGGGATTCACCTAATCGATGGTTTATTGTGTTGCTGATTATATTAATGTTAAGCCAACAGTTATTAGATGTTCGTGCAAGTGGGGAAGTGGAAGCTGAAGGGAGTGGTTCTTTGAATTATTATGATGAAAAATATCGGCCGAAATTTCACTTTACACCTGAACAGAATTGGATGAACGATCCGAATGGAATGGTGTATCTTGACGGGGAATATCACTTATTTTACCAGCATAACCCGACAGAAACGGTTTGGGGACCGATGTATTGGGGGCATGCCATCAGTACGGACCTCGTCAACTGGGAGCACCAACCGATTGCGTTATACCCTGATGAACATGGCTTTATTTGGTCTGGAAGTGCCGTCGTTGATGAGAAAAATACGAGCGGCCTTCAATCAGGTGAAACGCCGGTTTTAGTCGCGATTTTTACGTATGAGTTTGGTCAGGACGATCAAACAGTGGGTCTCGCCTACAGCAATGATAAAGGACGGACGTGGGAAACGTACGAAGGAAATCCTGTCATTGAGATGCCCGACGAAGCAAAAGGAAGCAACGGAGGTGACGGCGTTTTCCGCGATCCGAAGGTGTTTTGGCATGAGGAATCACATGAATGGCGGATGGTCATTGCCACGGGGAAGCAAGCCGACTTCTATTCTTCTCCTAATCTAAGGGAATGGACACAGGAGGGCCGATTTGAGACGGCAGAAATCAATGGGGACCTTGGGATTTGGGAATGTACGGACCTTATAAAACTCCCAATAAACGAACAAGGAAACGAGCATAAATGGGTACTGATCACAAGTGTAGCCAACGGTCCAACGGGGAGCCAAGGAATGGGCTATTTTATCGGCGATTTTGACGGTGCACATTTTACCCCGGATGAAGAGGAAATACGCTGGCTTGACTTTGGATCTGACATGTATGCAGGGGTGACGTGGAGCAATGCCCCTGACGATCGTTCCATTTTACTTGGCTGGATGAGCACGCCTCATTATGGTGGGGAGACCCCAACCGATCCTTGGCGGAGCGCAATGACCGTTCCAAGGGAGCTATCATTAAAGGAAGTAGACGACGAACTTGTGTTAACACAATCTCCCGTTGAAGAACTTCGAAGCCTTCGCGGGGATAAGCTAAGTTGGGCTGATCAGAGCGTTTCTAGTTCCAATGAGCTCCTTGCTGAAGCTGAAGGGGACACGCTCGAAATCATTGCTGAAATCGATTTGACGAAAACAACGGCGAACGAACTAGGATTTCTAGTTAGAAAAGGTGAAGGGCAATGGACGGGTGTTGGCCTTGATCGGTCGGAAAACAGTGTGTATGTTGATCGAACGCAATCAGGCGAGGTCCATTTCCATCCAGACTTCTCTGCGAAGCATATGGCCTCTTTTCATGAAGCAGAAACGGTCAAAGTTCATTTATTGGTTGACCGATCCTCAGTTGAAGTGTTTTTCAATGAGGGCGAGGTTGTATTTACCGAGCAAATTTTTCCTGATCACGACAGCTTGGGAGTCGAGTTGTTTGGCGATGAAGGCGAAATTTATGTAAAAAATCTCGAAATCTATCCTTTATCTCGTGCAGAATTTACTCCAAGTTATCCGCAGGAATTTAAGCGTAGCTTCGGTATTGATCCGAATGAAATCAACGTAGAAGAGCTCCCAAATGACATTGAAAATCCAGACTTTGAAACGGGGGATCTCACGGGCTGGACGACATTTGGACGCGCCTTTGAAGGAGTTGTCACCGACCAGGAGAAGTACTGGGGTGGTCGTTTTGGTCATCAAGGCAGCTACCATTTGTGGGGATTTTCTGGTGCAAACGAAGAACGGGCGGATGTTCGTGCAGGGATGATGACCTCTAGCTTATTTAAGCTAGGCGGAGATGGAACGATTCATTTTCGCATTGGCGGTGGAGAAGACGAAGAGCGGCTCTACGTCGCTTTAGTTAGGGCGTCCGATGGAAAAGAATTGTTTCGGGCAACCGGTCACAATGATGAGCGATATCAACAGGTGACTTGGGACGCTTCTGATTATTTAGGTGAAGCGATGTTTTTAAAAGTGGTCGATAGGCATTCTGGCAGGTTCGGCCATATTAATCTTGATGATATTCAAGTGTTCAATCAAGAAAAAAAAGAAGGACCATATGAAATGGAGAATCCTAGCTTTGAAACAGGTGATTTAACGGGCTGGACGGTTGTTCGCGGAGACGCCTTTAGCGATGGAGCGGTTACCGACGAAACTGATTATTGGAACAAACAGCCGTTTAAGCAAAATAATCTGTGGCACATATGGGGTGGAAGAGGTGATGATTCCAAGGTCGGTGTGATGCGCTCCCAAACGTTTACATTAGGTGGAGATGGCCAGATCGATTTTCTGATCGGTGGAGATGAAGACATTGAAAATTTATACGTAGCTCTCGTCCGAGCTGAGGATGGGGAGGTTGTGATGAAAGAGACGGGGCACGGCAATGACACATACCACCGGGTTCATTGGGATGCCTCTGCTTATGTGGGCGACGTGTATTACATTGAAATTGTCGATCAGTCAACAGAAGGGCACCTGAATCTAGACGACGTCAACGTTCCGCCGACCGCTTCATTGCATGGAAATGTGGAGCCAGGCATTTTCAACCATGATTTTGAGTATAGCGCTCTTCATCCTGATCGGATTCGCGGCTGGGAGGTTGTTAGTGGTAATGCCTACGGTCCGGAAAGCCTAGTGCGAGACACGCATTGGAGCGATGGCGGCACATTTGATCAAGCGGGTGACTATCATCTTTGGGGATTTAAAGCAGCTGGAGACGAAGCAACGGGAGAATTGCACTCAAGTCCGTTTATCTTAAGCGGGAACGGCGGGATCGACTTTTTAATCGGTGGGGGTGATGACAGTGCAAACCTCTATGTCGCTCTCGTTCGGGTAGCCGATGGGGAAGAATTATTTAGAGCGACCGGGCGTAATTCAGAGACATATCAACGAGTATTCTGGGATGCGTCGGCCTATGTGGGAGAGGAAGTGTACATCAAGATTGTGGATGATGCAATAGGACCTTGGGGTCACATTAACGTGGATGATTTCAATGTATATAACTCCACATTTTCTCGAAACTTGCTTGGACATTGGTCCTTTGATGAACAAGAAGGAAAACATACGAAAGAGCAAGTAACCGGAAGAAAGCAGAGAATCGATTATTTTTTAAATGAAGGAGTTTATCAACCTCCGCGTGATCCGATGTGGAGAAATGATGGGATTGAAAACGGAACGCTGTTGTTTGACGGTTACTCCACATGGATCGAGAGTCCGCCTCATCATATCCCCGTTCCTGAAGACGAGATCACGCTTGAGGCTTGGGTGGCACCAAGAAACTTCGAGCACGGGGATGAGGGACGTTTGTCCGCTATTATTAACCAGCATGATCGGGAGAAGAAGGAGGGTTTCATTTTCGGCCATTATCGTCACGGTACGTGGGGCTTAGAGCTTGGTACAGGTGAAGAGTGGTTTGAAGTAATGTCAGATGTTGCCCTTCCGCTTGAAGAATGGTCGTACATTGCAGCTACTTATCGAAGCTCGACAGGGGAAGTGGTTCTTTATTTAAATGGAGAAAAGGTAGCCTCGCGTGATTTTCCGAAAGGGGCGTTGATTAAACCGAGCGCAACGCCGTTAAAAATCGCTAAGAATAACCAAGGTATGTGGTTGTACGGTTTCACGCTCAACATGTTTAGCGGCCTTTTGGATGAGGTGAAGCTAAGAGGTCGGGCTCTATCTCCTGAGGAGGTTCAACAAGAATATGAGCGGTATCTCGACCAAGTCGGTGGGAACTTGCCGACCCCTAATATGCGCATCGATCGTAGTATTTTGGCAAATGATCCGCACCGACCGCAATATCATGCAGCTCCGCCTGTTCACTGGCAAAATGAGCCGGGTGGTCCGTTTTATTTTAATGGACAATACCACGTGTTTTATCAGAGTAACCCTCGTGGCCCTTACTGGAACCATATTCGCTGGGGGCATTTAGTAAGTGATGATATGATTCATTGGCGCGACGCCCGTGATGCTGTCATTCCAGGGAGGCACGATGTAGATCCAGATGGAGCATGGGCCGGAGATGCGGTCATTGATGATGATGGAAACCCCGTCATCTTTTATACCGCGGGTGATGACCGGCGTACGCCGAATCAGCGGATTAACATTGCACGAAGCACGTTTGCCAAAGATAGTGACCTCGATTTAAATCGCTGGGAAAAGCATCCTGAGGTTCTTTTAGACCAAGAGCCTGGTCAAGGCATGTTAGGAGAGTTTCGTGATCCGTTTGTGTTTAAAGATGGCGATACGTGGTTCATGCTCATTACGTCAGGAGTGGAAACCGAACAGGGCGACCCAGTAGGGGGAACGGCGCTTGTCTATTCGACTGAGGATTCGAGCTTTGAAGAGTGGGAGTACCGCGGATACTTATACGTTGGCGATTTCGAAAAATACCCGAAGACTGGACGTGTGTGGGAGCTGCCGATCTTTCTACCACTAGGGGATAGCGGAAAGCATATTTTGCTTATTAACCCAGCGAAAATGGAAGAAGAGCAATTCCAATCTCGCTATACGTGGTATTGGATCGGAACATGGGATAAGGAAAAGGCAAGGTTCATTCCAGATGATGAAGAACCGAAATTACTTGATTTTGGTGATCATTTTACAGGACCAGCAGGCTTTGTCACACCAGATGGGCGAACGGTTATTTATAGCATTGCCCAAGGAAGGCGAACGGCGTTAATTGATTATGATTCAGGTTATGCTCACAATTTTGGTCTACCGATTCATGTCTACCTCCGTGACGATAATCGTCTCGGGATGGAACCAATTGAGGAAGTGGAATCGCTTTTAGGCGACCTATTAGTAGAAATAACAGAAGATACGCCATTTGCTGAAGCGAACGAGATTCTTTCCCATATTCAAGGAGATATGCTCGAAATTGAGCTAGAGCTCGATCATGGGCAAGCGAATGAGGCCGGTCTAAGTGTCAGAAGGACGCCTGACGGGGAAGAGGAAACGATCCTTTATTATAAAAAAAGCGCGAAGGAGTTTTGGGTTGATCGCACAAGCTCGAGCTTGAATCGTGACTTGGAAGGATGGTATCAAGGAGGTCAGGTTGATCTTGGCGGAGAGCAGATGAACATGAGGGTCTTCCTCGACCGCTCGATGATTGAAGCGTACTTGAACGGTCTGCAAAACATTACAACGAGAGCCTATCCGACAAGGGCAGACGCGACGGGTGTCCAGTTGTGGGCCAATGACCATGAAGATTCCGTCATCGTGAAATCTATGAAGGTGTGGGAAATGAATTCGGCCTATCGAGACGTATCGGTCACAGGTCTTGAGTTGAACCGTGAAAAAGAGGAGATGATGGCGGGAACCGAACAATACGTCACACCTATAGTTTCCCCGCAGCAAGCAACCAATAAGGATGTCATTTGGACCTCAAGTGATCCTTCGGTGGCGACTGTTACGAACGGACGAGTGACAGCTCATGCATCAGGGTCTGTCTCGATTACAGCAAAAACGAGGGACGGGGGATATGAAGCTAGTACTGATATTGTTGTCGTCGATCCTCCTCCAACTGGTAACCTTACGAATCCTAGCTTTGAAAAGGGGCTGGAAGGTTGGACGATCCTTTACGGTGATGCGTTCAGTCCTGGTGATGTGACAGATCGAACCGACTGGGGGTGGGGAGGGCCATTTAATCATGTAGGAACCTACCACCTGTGGAGCTTAACTACAGGCGATGATTCACAAACGGGGGCGATGCGTTCCGAGACTTTCACGCTTGGTGGGAACGGCCAGATCAACTTTTTAGTTTCAGGAGGAGACAATATATATGACCTCTATGTCGCTCTCGTTCGGGAGTCGGACGGAAAAATTTTAAAAAAAGCAACAGGAGGAAACAATGAAGCGTATTACAGGGTGCACTGGGATACTTCTGATTATATAGGTAATGAATGTTACATTTTAATCGTGGATCATGCGACAGATGGTTGGGGGCATATCAACGTGGATGATTTTCATGTCCCCGTCCAATTGAACAAAAAATGA
- a CDS encoding GH32 C-terminal domain-containing protein, producing the protein MRGVTGSIDHALLAHWPFNEREGHVIRDKVQHIEDAVHHVFHQAMFQPNRTIKRRQGISGHALWFDGYSTYVKREKEAFPPLKEGLTISVWLAPHSYGSIDEDVMAALVNQHVPKDKTGFILGFKSHGVVAFHVGLAKGWLKVSSREVTVPKNKWTHVAATYDFTDGFMALYLNGIQVAKTYGEEGVPIAFADADLLIGKHNDPKMVDDTFSLGMFSGLIDDIRIYSRGLTQEELLMELRSYLSIHQGLIPEISEKDMAIQREDFASDVHRPQYHLSPPGHWMNEPHAPLYYKGRYHLFYQHNPQGPYWGNIHWGHWISEDLIHWRDMSVALSPEKDHVDPDGTWSGCAHYDEEGVPVLFFTAGDYRCLPNQRIGLARSTVKQDGDIELKKWIKHSEPVLIQPEGFDLDDDGFRDPFVWKEGAIWYQLVGSGINGRGGTALLFESNDLYEWTFKGPLYVTDPAKYPFLGRVWELPILLPLGMDNSGKEKHIFIISPIGDEADVEVFYWIGTWDRENGRFLPEEEEPQLVDLGDFHFTGPSAMIDPKTGRLILFTIAQGERSIEYEYASGWAHNGGLPVELYLAGDARLKFRPIIEVETLRKKKLLDVSQKTVADVNQALKAISGDMLEIQVTFQGREEGCCGLYVRQSDDRKEETLLYYDFSTQVFSVDRSKTTLDQHEKTTGVQGGATRIAKNEPLRLRVFLDKSIIEAYMNDVNSLTTRVYPTLASAKGLSLFGDKALVVESMAVWELNGIYA; encoded by the coding sequence GTGAGAGGTGTAACAGGTTCGATTGATCATGCTCTTTTGGCCCATTGGCCGTTTAACGAACGAGAAGGTCACGTGATTCGAGATAAGGTTCAACACATCGAAGACGCGGTTCATCACGTATTCCATCAGGCTATGTTTCAGCCTAATCGAACGATTAAAAGACGACAGGGGATTAGTGGGCATGCGTTGTGGTTTGATGGGTATTCGACATATGTGAAAAGGGAGAAAGAGGCGTTCCCACCTTTAAAAGAGGGGCTCACCATATCCGTGTGGCTCGCTCCTCATTCCTATGGCAGCATTGATGAAGATGTAATGGCGGCGCTTGTCAATCAGCATGTACCGAAGGATAAGACAGGGTTTATCCTTGGCTTTAAATCCCATGGCGTGGTGGCGTTTCACGTCGGATTAGCGAAGGGTTGGTTGAAAGTTTCTAGTAGGGAGGTCACGGTGCCTAAAAACAAATGGACGCATGTTGCGGCCACCTATGATTTTACGGACGGCTTTATGGCTCTCTATTTAAATGGAATACAAGTGGCGAAAACATACGGAGAGGAAGGCGTTCCGATTGCTTTTGCTGATGCGGACTTGCTCATTGGAAAGCACAATGATCCGAAGATGGTCGACGATACATTTTCACTCGGAATGTTTAGTGGCTTGATCGATGATATCCGCATATATAGCCGTGGGTTAACGCAAGAAGAGCTTCTTATGGAATTGCGATCATATTTGTCTATCCACCAGGGGCTTATCCCGGAAATTTCTGAAAAGGATATGGCGATTCAGCGTGAAGATTTTGCATCCGATGTCCACCGACCCCAATACCACCTTTCGCCGCCGGGACACTGGATGAATGAGCCCCATGCCCCGCTTTACTATAAAGGGCGGTATCACCTTTTCTATCAGCACAATCCACAAGGGCCGTATTGGGGGAACATTCATTGGGGCCATTGGATTAGTGAGGATTTGATCCATTGGCGTGATATGTCTGTTGCCCTTTCACCTGAAAAAGATCATGTGGACCCTGATGGAACATGGTCAGGATGTGCCCATTATGATGAAGAAGGAGTTCCAGTTTTATTTTTTACTGCTGGTGATTATCGCTGTCTTCCGAATCAGCGGATCGGCTTAGCGCGAAGTACCGTGAAGCAAGATGGCGACATAGAGCTTAAGAAATGGATTAAGCACTCAGAGCCTGTATTGATTCAGCCAGAAGGGTTCGATTTAGATGACGATGGTTTTCGCGATCCGTTTGTTTGGAAAGAAGGGGCGATCTGGTACCAACTAGTTGGCTCTGGGATCAACGGCCGGGGTGGAACAGCGCTGTTATTTGAATCGAACGATTTATATGAATGGACGTTTAAAGGCCCACTCTACGTAACTGATCCAGCGAAGTACCCTTTTTTAGGGAGGGTGTGGGAGCTCCCGATTTTGCTTCCGCTCGGAATGGATAATAGCGGGAAAGAAAAGCACATTTTCATCATTAGTCCAATAGGCGATGAGGCGGATGTGGAGGTTTTTTACTGGATCGGGACGTGGGATCGTGAAAACGGACGTTTTCTTCCTGAGGAGGAAGAGCCGCAGCTAGTTGATTTAGGTGATTTTCACTTTACTGGACCTTCGGCGATGATCGATCCAAAGACTGGACGTCTGATTCTTTTTACAATTGCTCAAGGGGAACGGTCGATCGAGTATGAATACGCTTCGGGTTGGGCCCACAATGGCGGGTTGCCTGTTGAGCTTTACTTAGCGGGAGATGCTCGACTAAAATTCAGGCCGATCATAGAAGTAGAGACCCTTCGTAAAAAGAAATTACTTGATGTGAGTCAGAAAACGGTCGCCGACGTCAATCAAGCGTTAAAGGCCATCTCAGGGGATATGTTGGAAATTCAAGTGACGTTTCAAGGCCGAGAGGAAGGGTGCTGCGGCTTGTACGTCCGTCAGTCCGATGATCGTAAGGAGGAGACGTTGCTTTATTATGACTTTTCCACCCAAGTTTTTTCCGTCGACCGGAGTAAGACAACGCTTGATCAGCATGAAAAAACAACGGGAGTTCAAGGTGGAGCGACAAGGATTGCCAAAAATGAACCGCTTAGGCTGCGAGTGTTTTTAGATAAGTCGATCATTGAAGCGTATATGAATGACGTGAACAGTTTAACGACCCGAGTATACCCTACATTGGCGAGCGCAAAGGGGCTATCGCTCTTTGGGGACAAAGCGCTCGTGGTGGAGTCGATGGCCGTTTGGGAGTTGAACGGAATTTACGCTTAA
- a CDS encoding extracellular solute-binding protein produces MRKLLVVCLLMMAMMVGGIACSNNTGSQEGGGEGDHEFHQEGLPIVDEKMTLKFVSPKAPLAPDYNEMEIIQTLEEITNVHIAWDNIPGDGYEERKNLMLASNDLPDAFYNAEFSDHEIVKYGQAGTIIPLEELIEEYAPNLQNIFEQRPEIKSMVTAPDGHIYSLPKAEEMGLSAVPNFTSINKSWLDELGLETPATLDELGDVLRAFRDEDPNGTGKKDVIPFSFMHNHWTGNFGDMFAAFGIPDNVDHRIILDGKVIFTAIQPEYKEAIAYFHDWVDEGLIDPEAFTHDVSQYFAKGKTNPPTLGAYIWWETEEIVGPERADDYVLLPPLEGPNGHQMVGRSNYSEYDRGAFVITSANKHPEITMRWVDQLYEPKMSAQISWGPIGIIYEEDENGMLINKELDEGEAMGEIRQKVAPNGPTAVLAEHFGTVVDMEPRAKQRLNDIEEVYAPYLVEENYPDIFFTEEELDRINRLEMEILDFVNQQQALWLLNGGVEEEWDSYVNQLERMGLDELMEIYQEGLDRFNENLSQ; encoded by the coding sequence ATGAGGAAACTATTAGTTGTATGTTTACTAATGATGGCAATGATGGTAGGGGGAATAGCGTGTTCAAACAACACTGGCAGTCAGGAGGGCGGTGGTGAAGGAGACCATGAGTTCCATCAAGAGGGCTTGCCGATCGTCGATGAAAAAATGACGTTAAAATTTGTCTCGCCAAAAGCGCCACTAGCTCCAGATTACAACGAAATGGAAATCATTCAAACGTTAGAGGAGATAACCAATGTTCATATCGCTTGGGATAATATCCCGGGAGATGGTTATGAAGAACGGAAAAATTTAATGCTTGCGAGCAATGATCTTCCTGATGCTTTTTATAACGCTGAGTTTTCCGATCATGAAATTGTCAAATACGGTCAAGCAGGTACAATCATTCCGTTGGAAGAATTAATTGAGGAGTACGCGCCCAACTTGCAAAACATCTTTGAGCAACGCCCAGAGATAAAAAGTATGGTGACGGCTCCTGATGGTCACATTTATTCGTTACCGAAAGCGGAAGAGATGGGGTTAAGCGCTGTACCGAACTTTACATCGATCAACAAGTCTTGGCTGGATGAACTCGGACTTGAGACGCCAGCCACCCTTGATGAACTGGGTGACGTGCTCAGAGCCTTTCGCGATGAAGATCCGAATGGCACTGGAAAGAAGGATGTCATTCCTTTTAGCTTTATGCACAATCACTGGACAGGAAACTTCGGTGATATGTTTGCTGCCTTCGGGATTCCAGATAATGTAGATCATCGCATTATTCTGGATGGTAAGGTGATTTTTACAGCCATACAACCAGAGTATAAAGAAGCGATTGCCTATTTCCATGATTGGGTGGATGAAGGGCTAATCGATCCAGAAGCGTTCACCCATGATGTCAGTCAATATTTTGCCAAAGGGAAAACGAACCCACCAACACTAGGCGCCTACATTTGGTGGGAGACAGAAGAAATTGTCGGGCCCGAACGTGCGGACGACTATGTGCTCCTTCCACCGCTAGAAGGGCCAAATGGTCACCAAATGGTCGGTCGATCGAATTATTCCGAATACGATAGAGGTGCGTTCGTGATTACATCTGCGAACAAGCATCCGGAAATTACGATGCGCTGGGTCGACCAGCTCTATGAGCCAAAAATGTCAGCGCAAATAAGCTGGGGACCGATTGGGATCATTTATGAGGAAGATGAGAATGGGATGCTTATCAACAAAGAGCTAGACGAAGGCGAAGCGATGGGCGAGATTCGACAAAAAGTAGCACCGAACGGTCCAACTGCTGTATTGGCTGAGCACTTCGGAACGGTTGTCGATATGGAACCGCGTGCAAAGCAGCGTCTGAACGACATTGAAGAAGTGTATGCTCCTTATTTAGTGGAAGAGAACTATCCAGATATCTTTTTCACAGAGGAAGAGCTTGACCGTATCAACCGTTTGGAAATGGAAATTTTAGATTTCGTGAATCAGCAACAAGCCCTTTGGTTGTTAAATGGCGGAGTTGAGGAAGAATGGGATTCGTATGTGAACCAGCTTGAGAGAATGGGGCTTGATGAATTAATGGAGATTTATCAAGAAGGCCTCGATCGTTTTAACGAAAATTTATCACAATAA
- a CDS encoding DUF624 domain-containing protein, producing MSLLDSKLYQLVERCVNFFLLNLLWLLACLPVITFIPATLAMFGVLRDWHMRKETNVLKPFIYHWRKNIKVSIGLTLSWLPLSGLLLANLPLLDPMGSIVNLGLAVLIGFVLILFSFTTVYLFPVVVHFDLPVVHLVRNAFLIATSQLKYTSLNVGVIVLAGYFIYQIPVLMAFMTSFMCYAIYVLCYEAFKNVGAAYDGFQG from the coding sequence ATGAGTTTGTTAGATTCCAAGCTCTATCAACTAGTAGAACGCTGCGTGAATTTCTTTCTTTTGAACTTGTTATGGCTTCTCGCTTGCTTACCTGTTATTACATTCATTCCGGCCACATTAGCGATGTTTGGTGTGCTTCGCGATTGGCATATGAGAAAAGAGACAAATGTGTTGAAACCATTTATTTATCATTGGCGGAAAAACATAAAAGTTAGCATCGGTCTCACCTTGAGCTGGCTACCGCTCTCGGGGCTTTTACTAGCCAATCTACCATTGCTAGATCCGATGGGGTCAATTGTCAATCTCGGGCTCGCAGTACTTATTGGGTTTGTGTTGATCCTTTTCAGCTTTACGACGGTGTATTTATTTCCGGTTGTTGTTCATTTTGACTTGCCGGTCGTGCATTTAGTTCGCAATGCGTTTTTGATCGCCACAAGTCAACTTAAATATACAAGTTTGAACGTGGGCGTTATCGTTTTAGCTGGATATTTCATTTATCAGATCCCTGTGTTGATGGCCTTCATGACGAGTTTTATGTGCTATGCGATATATGTCCTTTGTTATGAAGCGTTCAAAAATGTAGGGGCAGCATACGACGGGTTTCAAGGGTAA